A genome region from Nycticebus coucang isolate mNycCou1 chromosome 22, mNycCou1.pri, whole genome shotgun sequence includes the following:
- the LRRC47 gene encoding leucine-rich repeat-containing protein 47: MAAAAVSESWPELELAERERRRELLLTGPALEERVRAAGGRLPPRVFTLPLLHYLEVSGCGSLRAPGPGLAQGLPQLHSLVLRRNALGPGLNPELGPLPALRVLDLSGNALEALPPGQGLGPAEPPGLPQLQSLNLSGNRLRELPADLARCAPRLQSLNLSGNCLDSFPAALFSPGALPLLSELAAADNCLRELSPDIAHLASLKTLDLSNNQLSEIPAELADCPKLKEINFRGNKLRDKRLEKMLGGCPTRSILEYLRAGGRGCGKGRARAEGSEKDEGRKKRRERKPRRDGGEGPEQEAGALGRLLLRVLHVSENPAPLTIRVSPEVRDVRPYIVGAVVRGMDLQPGNALKRFLAAQTKLHEDLCEKRTAATMATHDLHAVRGPLLYGARPPQDLKIVPLGRREAKAKELVRQLQQEAEEQRKQKKRQSVSGLHRYLHLLDGKENYPCLVDADGDVISFPPITNSEKTKIKKTTSDLFLEVTSATSLQICKDVMDALVLKMAELNRCTLESKEEGSLSDTEADAISGQLLDPKTNPSAGKEGQPLLVVEQVRVVDLEGTLKVVYPSKADLATSTPDVTVIR, translated from the exons ATGGCGGCTGCGGCTGTGTCCGAGTCCTGGCCAGAGCTGGAGCTGGCGGAGCGGGAGCGGCGGCGGGAGCTGCTGCTGACCGGGCCGGCACTGGAGGAGCGGGTGCGGGCGGCCGGCGGGCGGCTCCCGCCACGGGTCTTCACCCTGCCGCTGCTGCACTACCTGGAAGTGAGCGGCTGCGGGAGCCTGCGCGCGCCGGGCCCGGGCCTGGCGCAGGGCCTGCCGCAGCTGCACAGCCTCGTGCTCCGGCGCAACGCCCTGGGCCCCGGCCTGAACCCCGAGCTCGGGCCGCTGCCCGCCTTGCGGGTGCTCGACCTCTCGGGGAACGCGCTGGAGGCGCTGCCGCCCGGCCAGGGCCTGGGCCCCGCCGAGCCGCCCGGCCTCCCTCAGCTGCAGAGCCTCAACCTCAGCGGCAACCGGCTGCGCGAGCTGCCCGCAGACCTGGCTCGCTGCGCCCCGCGCCTGCAGAGCCTCAACCTCAGCGGCAACTGCCTGGACTCCTTCCCCGCCGCGCTCTTCAGCCCTGGTGCGCTGCCCCTGCTCAGCGAACTGGCGGCTGCTGACAACTGCCTCCGAGAGCTCAGCCCCGACATCGCCCACCTGGCCTCCCTCAAG ACGTTAGACCTCTCCAATAACCAGTTGAGCGAGATCCCTGCTGAACTCGCCGACTGCCCCAAGCTCAAGGAGATCAACTTCCGTGGAAACAAGCTGCGGGACAAGCGGCTGGAGAAAATGCTGGGCGGTTGCCCCACGCGCTCCATCCTGGAGTACCTGCGCGCTGGGGGCCGGGGCTGCGGAAAGGGCAGGGCCCGGGCAGAAGGCTCAGAAAAGGACGAGGGCCGCAAGAAGCGGCGAGAGAGGAAGCCCCGCAGGGACGGTGGCGAGGGGCCAGAGCAGGAGGCTGGGGCCCTGGGCCGGCTGCTGCTGCGGGTCCTGCACGTCTCTGAAAACCCCGCACCCCTGACAATCCGGGTGAGCCCCGAGGTCAGAGACGTGCGGCCCTACATCGTGGGGGCCGTTGTGCGAGGCATGGACCTGCAGCCCGGGAACGCACTCAAGCGGTTCCTCGCAGCACAG ACCAAGCTCCACGAAGACCTCTGTGAGAAGCGTACGGCGGCCACCATGGCAACCCATGACCTGCATGCGGTCAGAGGTCCCCTGCTGTACGGAGCCCGGCCCCCACAGGACCTCAAG ATCGTCCCCCTGGGGCGGAGAGAAGCCAAGGCCAAGGAGCTGGTGCGGCAGCTGCAGCAGGAGGCCGAGGAGCAGCGGAAGCAGAAGAAGAGGCAGAGCGTCTCGGGCCTGCACAG ATACCTTCACTTACtggatggaaaagaaaattacccTTGCCTTGTGGATGCAGACGGTGATGTGATTTCTTTCCCACCAATAACAAACAGCGAGAAGACAAAG ATTAAGAAAACAACTTCTGATTTGTTCCTGGAGGTGACGAGTGCTACCAGCCTGCAGATATGCAAAGACGTCATGGATGCCCTCGTTCTG AAAATGGCAGAACTGAACAGATGTACTTTAGAAAGTAAAGAGGAAGGATCGCTCTCAGATACTGAAGCTGATGCAATTTCTGGACAACTTTTGGATCCTAAAACGAATCCAAGTGCTGGGAAGGAAGGGCAGCCCCTGCTGGTGGTGGAGCAGGTCCGGGTGGTGGACCTGGAGGGGACCTTGAAGGTGGTGTACCCATCCAAGGCCGACCTGGCCACCTCCACCCCCGACGTGACTGTCATCCGCTGA
- the SMIM1 gene encoding small integral membrane protein 1 translates to MQSPESGVHYSRWDDSSRDEVSMAAVSSTEEEASCCQRISRKLCRGKLGIAMKVLGGVVLFWVIFILGYVTGYYVHKCK, encoded by the exons ATGCAGTCCCCAGAGAGCGGTGTGCACTACAGCAGGTGGGATGACAGCAGCCGGGACGAAGTCAGCATGGCGGCCGTGTCCAGCACAGAGGAGGAGGCCTCATGTTGCCAAAG GATCTCCCGGAAGCTGTGCAGGGGCAAGCTGGGTATCGCCATGAAGGTGCTGGGCGGAGTGGTCCTCTTCTGGGTcatcttcatcctgggctacgtCACCGGCTACTACGTGCACAAGTGCAAATGA